The following proteins come from a genomic window of Salvia hispanica cultivar TCC Black 2014 chromosome 4, UniMelb_Shisp_WGS_1.0, whole genome shotgun sequence:
- the LOC125220377 gene encoding uncharacterized protein LOC125220377: MQNNLLANNDVVHKLQDAQHEHKAAMDLMSKQLSQIATSLSDMRGNEGRIPASVKSPERANISQVTLRSGKAYEGPKLKENDEMPVPMSEDVIHPVQQKEEVRAEDDIQAGDLGGSLPRMADPFFLDPEPEVETEKEKGEAEEPSKEDPTNATKRIKPFPYRGDAKKKKDNPVDFMEIFGKLEINLPFLEAMKLPPFSKFIKEFIAGKAKFDGKIVIGENVSAVIQKRIMSSKQTDPGMFTLPITIGGVRVEHAMCDLGASINVLPLSIYKKLVGARMTDTKVVIQLADRSCISPEGVLENVIVKVHDFLYPTDFHVIKMSENETTESSGVLLGRPSF, encoded by the coding sequence ATGCAAAACAACTTGTTGGCAAACAATGACGTGGTCCACAAGCTCCAGGATGCTCAGCATGAACACAAGGCCGCGATGGATCTGATGTCGAAGCAACTATCTCAGATCGCGACGTCCCTGAGCGACATGCGAGGAAATGAAGGGAGGATTCCAGCCTCAGTAAAGTCACCAGAAAGGGCAAATATCAGCCAAGTTACCCTGAGATCTGGGAAAGCATATGAAGGGCCCAAGTTGAaggaaaatgatgaaatgCCAGTGCCGATGAGCGAAGATGTTATCCACCCGGTCcagcaaaaagaagaagttagAGCAGAGGATGATATCCAAGCCGGTGACTTGGGAGGATCGTTACCTCGGATGGctgacccatttttcttagacccagAGCCTGAGGTAGAAactgaaaaagagaaaggagaggCGGAAGAGCCCTCTAAGGAAGATCCGACCAACGCAACAAAGAGGATTAAACCTTTCCCCTACCGAGGGGAtgccaagaagaaaaaggacaaCCCCGTGGATTTCATGGAGATCTTTGGAAAGCTGGAGATCAATCTCCCGTTCCTGGAGGCTATGAAGTTGCCCCCGTTCAGTAAATTCATTAAGGAGTTCATTGCGGGCAAGGCAAAATTCGATGGAAAGATCgtgatcggggagaatgtATCTGCAGTAATTCAAAAGAGGATAATGTCGTCGAAGCAGActgacccaggtatgtttacctTACCTATCACTATAGGAGGTGTTAgagtcgagcatgctatgtgtgatctaggtgCGTCTATTAATGTGTTACCGctttccatatataaaaaactgGTAGGAGCAAGAATGACTGATACGAAAGTGGTGATCCAGTTAGCTGATAGATCATGCATTAGCCCTGAAggagtgttagaaaatgtgatagtaaaagttcatgattttctatacCCTACTGATTTCCATGTGATAAAGATGAGTGAAAACGAGACCActgagtctagtggcgttCTTTTAGGAAGACCATCTTTTTAG
- the LOC125220378 gene encoding myb-like protein X: protein MEEQGVEKTGDDEKGSEGGEGEQGETSVDEKVEKDDGDVDEEVVEKETEEEEIADKEDVEKEEERNDSGQDAEKECEEIETDIVVVDDTTTDDQVTPTDERLTRRHSRRNRKQVDEAEAGRSKRLRLEDIEETGDDIPLVQETLPAEEEISPEALETRYEAERKRKGKHAAMPQQKKSRPANTTVVISEPEAIRVPFAHPTEEEEAEIPAVEESPFETIEVLVTKRLLEAMVQLEDPKLQKACDDRATNGRSAKSGKKLCLSDLEELGVEKKFISYFKSIGFEWLLNHNNAEVPVALVKEFFTSFKFKQSTDLDADTISFRLFNEEMEMSIREWSLRLGLLTPEEEEEGAWNEREIGSPKNTAGFDAEEAWRMVAHKKVAKFKTSTSKGIHITDPVLRLAQVYIGYNLLGQVGATLTTPEFHVVYAEQREGPPRVLDCLCMPESQNSLRSQPANV, encoded by the coding sequence ATGGAGGAACAGGGTGTAGAGAAAACTGGGGATGACGAGAAGGGTAGCGAGGGTGGAGAAGGTGAACAAGGTGAGACTAGTGTTGATGAAAAGGTTGAAAAGGATGATGGGGATGTTGATGAGGAAGTTGTTGAGAAGGAGACAGAGGAGGAAGAAATTGCTGACAAGGAGGATGttgagaaggaagaagaaagaaacgACAGTGGACAAGATGCCGAGAAAGAGTGTGAAGAGATTGAAACTGACATCGTCGTGGTAGATGATACAACTACTGATGACCAAGTAACTCCAACGGATGAGAGGTTGACGAGGAGGCATTCTCGTCGGAATAGGAAGCAAGTGGATGAGGCAGAGGCAGGCAGGTCCAAGCGCCTGAGGCTGGAAGACATAGAGGAGACAGGGGATGATATCCCCCTGGTCCAAGAAACTTTGCCAGCCGAGGAGGAGATCTCTCCGGAGGCCCTGGAGACGAGATATGAGGcggaaagaaaaaggaagggTAAGCATGCTGCTATGCCCCAACAGAAGAAATCTCGCCCCGCGAACACCACTGTGGTGATTAGCGAGCCGGAGGCGATCCGTGTGCCGTTTGCCCATCCAACTGAAGAAGAGGAGGCTGAGATACCAGCCGTGGAGGAGAGCCCTTTCGAAACAATAGAGGTCCTTGTGACCAAGAGGTTGTTGGAAGCCATGGTCCAGCTTGAGGACCCAAAGCTGCAGAAGGCATGTGATGACCGAGCCACGAATGGGAGGTCGGCGAAATCCGGAAAGAAGCTGTGCCTCTCGGACCTGGAGGAACTGGGAGTGGAGAAGAAGTTCATCTCCTACTTCAAAAGCATCGGGTTTGAGTGGCTTCTCAACCACAACAATGCGGAGGTGCCGGTGGCTCTGGTGAAGGAGTTCTTCACATCCTTCAAGTTCAAACAATCTACAGATCTCGATGCAGACACAATCTCTTTCAGGCTGTTCAATGAGGAGATGGAGATGAGTATAAGAGAGTGGTCGTTGAGACTGGGACTACTCACGcccgaggaggaggaagaaggagcGTGGAACGAGAGAGAGATCGGCTCACCCAAGAATACAGCAGGCTTCGATGCAGAGGAGGCCTGGAGGATGGTTGCCCACAAGAAGGTGGCCAAGTTCAAGACAAGCACATCAAAGGGGATACACATCACCGACCCTGTACTCCGATTGGCACAAGTGTATATCGGGTACAATCTCTTGGGTCAAGTGGGTGCAACCCTCACTACTCCAGAGTTTCATGTGGTGTATGCTGAACAACGTGAAGGTCCACCTCGGGTACTGGACTGCCTATGCATGCCAGAGAGTCAAAACTCACTCCGTAGCCAACCTGCCAATGTGTAG